A DNA window from Ranitomeya imitator isolate aRanImi1 chromosome 2, aRanImi1.pri, whole genome shotgun sequence contains the following coding sequences:
- the CKM gene encoding creatine kinase M-type, whose protein sequence is MGHPEVCSVSTAGPARTLTMPFGNTHNNFKLNYSVEEEFPDLTKHNNHMAKALTLDIYKKLRDKQTPSGFTLDDVIQTGVDNPGHPFIMTVGCVAGDEESYEVFKDLLDPVIEDRHNGYKPTDKHKTDLNFSNLKGGDDLDPNYVLSSRVRTGRSIKGYTLPPHCSRGERRAIEKLSIQALNSLTGEFKGKYYPLKDMSDAEQQQLIDDHFLFDKPVSPLLLAAGMARDWPDARGIWHNDNKTFLVWVNEEDHLRVISMQKGGNMKEVFQRFCVGLQKIEEIFKAAGHPFSWSEHLGYILTCPSNLGTGLRGGVHVKLPNLSKHAKFEEILTRLRLQKRGTGGVDTAAVGGTFDISNADRLGFSEVDQVQMVVDGVKLMVEMEKKLEKGGSIDDLIPAQK, encoded by the exons ATGGGTCACCCTGAAGTTTGCTCCGTCTCTACAGCAG GTCCAGCCCGAACTCTCACCATGCCTTTCGGAAACACCCACAACAACTTCAAGCTgaactattcagtggaggaggaatTTCCCGACCTCACCAAACACAACAACCACATGGCCAAAGCCCTGACTCTTGACATctacaagaagctcagagacaagcAGACACCCAGCGGCTTCACCCTTGACGATGTCATCCAGACCGGTGTGGACAACCCTG GACACCCTTTTATTATGACTGTCGGCTGCGTTGCTGGAGATGAAGAATCCTACGAAGTGTTCAAGGATCTGTTGGACCCAGTCATTGAGGATCGTCACAACGGCTACAAGCCCACAGACAAGCACAAGACTGACCTCAACTTCAGCAACCTGAAG GGAGGTGATGATCTGGACCCAAACTACGTCCTGAGCAGCCGTGTGAGGACTGGTCGCAGCATCAAGGGATACACCCTGCCCCCCCACTGCAGCCGTGGTGAGCGCCGCGCCATTGAGAAGCTGTCCATCCAGG CTCTCAACAGCCTGACAGGAGAATTCAAGGGCAAATACTATCCCCTGAAGGACATGTCAGACGCCGAGCAGCAGCAGCTCATCGACGACCACTTCCTGTTTGACAAGCCTGTGTCTCCCTTGCTTCTGGCTGCTGGCATGGCTCGTGACTGGCCCGATGCCCGCGGTATCTG GCACAATGATAACAAGACTTTCTTGGTCTGGGTGAATGAAGAGGACCATCTGAGAGTTATTTCCATGCAGAAGGGTGGTAACATGAAGGAGGTCTTCCAACGCTTCTGTGTTGGTCTCCAAAAG ATTGAAGAGATCTTCAAGGCCGCTGGACATCCCTTCAGCTGGAGCGAGCATCTTGGTTACATCCTGACCTGCCCATCCAACCTGGGCACAGGTCTCAGGGGGGGTGTTCACGTCAAACTCCCCAACCTCAGCAAGCACGCCAAATTCGAGGAGATCTTGACCAGACTCCGTCTACAAAAGAGAGGCACTG gtGGAGTCGACACTGCCGCCGTCGGAGGCACCTTTGACATTTCCAATGCTGACAGACTGGGCTTCTCTGAGGTGGACCAGGTCCAGATGGTGGTGGATGGTGTGAAGCTGATGGTTGAGATGGAGAAGAAGCTGGAGAAGGGAGGATCCATTGATGACTTGATTCCAGCACAGAAGTAA